From the Leptospira biflexa serovar Patoc strain 'Patoc 1 (Paris)' genome, one window contains:
- a CDS encoding ATP-binding protein, producing the protein MKVKEISFQEFRDLSLRDESHFYEKKSKLIAPKKLQKYAVSFGNADGGELIVGIKDNSDEPNPEKRWDGFSSIEDLNGLLQTLFNISPSLDLKYTILTCPSFKGYVIQINIERTAELHKTLDGEVYLRSGAQSIHIKDPQKIVELSYSKGTTTFEDQTLPEIPPEQITDAEEIKLFLKSFSPKTDALDFCVNQNLFTYKEWFPRVAAVLLFLPSPASLLPKKCSVKITRYNTNEEKPEREHLLNQETIDAPLYNCIKVTAKRITEIISSVTVMIKNSLVKMDYPQEAIWEIIVNSLVHRDYSISDDVHVLIYNNRIEILSPGKLPGYVTTSNILDARYARNPKIVRTLHRYPDPPNKDMGEGLNTAFQKMKERGLQPPIITEVGNYVKVTLPHLPMATPAESILKYLNNNPEITNKEVRELTGIKSENLVKAEFYKLRKAGFLERVPEKNSNKSAWKLTEAGRIESQKYS; encoded by the coding sequence ATGAAAGTTAAAGAAATTTCATTTCAAGAATTTAGGGATTTATCTCTCAGAGATGAATCTCATTTTTATGAAAAAAAGTCCAAACTGATTGCACCAAAAAAATTACAAAAATATGCAGTTTCCTTTGGAAACGCTGACGGTGGTGAATTAATAGTAGGAATAAAAGATAATTCTGACGAACCGAATCCGGAAAAAAGATGGGATGGATTTTCTTCAATAGAAGATTTGAATGGATTATTACAGACATTGTTTAATATTTCTCCAAGTTTAGATCTTAAATATACAATTTTAACATGTCCTTCATTTAAAGGCTATGTTATTCAAATCAATATTGAACGAACAGCTGAGCTACATAAAACATTAGATGGCGAAGTATACCTAAGATCAGGAGCCCAATCAATACATATAAAGGACCCTCAGAAAATTGTAGAACTCTCTTATTCAAAAGGAACAACAACATTTGAGGATCAAACACTACCTGAAATACCCCCTGAACAAATCACCGATGCGGAAGAAATTAAACTGTTTTTAAAATCTTTCTCTCCTAAAACGGATGCACTTGATTTCTGTGTAAATCAAAATTTATTTACATATAAAGAATGGTTTCCGAGAGTAGCTGCCGTATTACTGTTCCTACCTTCACCAGCTTCATTGTTACCCAAAAAATGTAGTGTAAAAATTACTCGATATAATACCAATGAAGAGAAACCAGAAAGAGAACATTTATTAAACCAAGAAACGATTGATGCACCTTTATACAATTGCATCAAAGTCACTGCAAAGAGGATAACTGAAATAATTTCATCAGTTACCGTAATGATTAAAAACTCTTTGGTAAAAATGGATTATCCTCAGGAAGCAATTTGGGAAATCATTGTCAACTCCTTAGTACATAGAGATTACTCAATTTCTGATGACGTACATGTTTTAATCTATAATAACAGAATAGAAATTCTTAGTCCAGGTAAATTACCAGGTTACGTCACAACCTCGAATATTCTTGATGCTCGCTATGCAAGAAATCCAAAAATCGTAAGGACATTACATAGATATCCTGATCCTCCAAATAAGGATATGGGAGAGGGATTGAATACAGCATTTCAAAAAATGAAAGAAAGGGGTCTACAGCCTCCGATAATAACTGAAGTGGGAAATTACGTGAAAGTAACTTTACCCCATTTACCGATGGCAACTCCTGCTGAATCAATACTCAAATATTTAAATAATAATCCTGAAATCACTAACAAGGAAGTTAGAGAATTAACAGGGATTAAATCTGAAAATTTGGTAAAAGCAGAATTTTATAAATTGCGTAAAGCAGGGTTCCTTGAAAGAGTACCTGAAAAAAATTCAAATAAATCTGCTTGGAAATTAACCGAAGCAGGTAGAATTGAAAGTCAAAAATATTCCTAA
- a CDS encoding HigA family addiction module antitoxin: MKKENFINVHPGEILTEEFLTPLEISAYRLAKETGIPESNISEIINGKRSITAAISIKLGKFFELNPMFWIGLQNDYDIRLESHKLKSKIKEIKSFRELRKKNEKIKKVKHVA; this comes from the coding sequence ATGAAAAAGGAAAATTTTATCAATGTTCATCCAGGAGAGATTCTTACTGAAGAATTCCTAACTCCATTAGAAATTTCGGCTTATCGTTTAGCTAAAGAAACTGGTATTCCAGAGTCCAATATCTCAGAAATAATTAATGGAAAAAGAAGCATCACTGCAGCAATTTCTATAAAATTAGGAAAATTTTTTGAACTTAATCCTATGTTTTGGATTGGTCTTCAAAATGATTATGACATTAGATTGGAATCTCATAAACTCAAATCAAAAATTAAAGAAATTAAATCTTTTCGAGAATTAAGAAAGAAAAATGAAAAAATTAAGAAAGTTAAGCATGTCGCTTGA
- the merTP gene encoding mercuric transport protein MerTP, whose amino-acid sequence MYKIFNDFRIQVSAGFLLAISSSLCCVSPIVGVIGGFSGIASTFSWLEPYRSFLIILSMVIFSLLWYNLITKSKKSDLDCDCERSIFNRFFYSKIYLTFVTILSLFLFLFPNYSSILKSVNEVKGKLESEHLVVAEFVISGMTCVGCEYSVNTALVELTGVLKVTSDYKKGVTQIVYDKRKVGIQEFKDIIQNKVGYKVINIKGERKWK is encoded by the coding sequence ATGTACAAGATATTTAACGATTTTAGGATTCAAGTGAGTGCTGGTTTTTTATTAGCGATATCTTCTTCATTATGCTGTGTTTCTCCTATTGTTGGAGTAATTGGAGGATTCTCTGGAATTGCTTCGACTTTCTCATGGTTAGAACCTTATCGATCATTTTTGATAATACTATCTATGGTAATATTTAGTTTACTATGGTATAATCTTATTACTAAATCCAAAAAATCTGATTTGGATTGTGATTGCGAAAGAAGTATCTTCAATCGTTTTTTTTACAGTAAAATATACTTAACTTTTGTCACGATTCTCAGTTTGTTTTTATTTCTATTTCCAAATTATAGTTCAATTTTGAAATCAGTAAATGAAGTAAAAGGAAAATTAGAAAGTGAACACTTGGTAGTTGCCGAATTTGTGATATCAGGTATGACATGCGTTGGTTGCGAATATAGTGTGAATACTGCTTTAGTGGAATTAACTGGAGTTTTAAAAGTAACTTCGGATTATAAGAAGGGAGTTACACAAATAGTATATGATAAAAGAAAAGTCGGTATTCAAGAATTTAAGGATATTATACAGAATAAAGTTGGATATAAAGTAATAAATATAAAAGGTGAACGAAAATGGAAATAA
- a CDS encoding DUF5677 domain-containing protein produces the protein MSIKNNFESLSIAIEKTSKFHLQLLTIVNKDLFLINNYLSRSNELLEIRDAIYLIKKCSDIYNTTISLIKNKEFYQCKILYRSLIEHYLKAQYIIFSLDKDINFSRNYHLYGQIEEFITYLKNKNIHNFLTKSPLLNEWEEVYKNFHVINQLNKNQIQSEIQKFNIKTIIKKIAEIFESFPQIHDHFEVILESYASCSMFVHASPSAGDYFQDKNNYEDEEFFDLINMVTMPILMIFDTLKTIIIYSRIKYKIQTESFDILNTSLHEIAENFKNKESFLSE, from the coding sequence ATGAGCATAAAAAATAATTTCGAATCATTATCAATAGCAATTGAAAAAACAAGCAAATTTCACTTGCAGTTATTAACGATTGTAAATAAAGATCTCTTCCTAATTAATAATTATCTTTCAAGATCTAATGAACTATTAGAAATACGGGACGCAATCTATCTAATAAAAAAATGCTCAGATATATATAACACGACAATATCGTTAATTAAAAACAAAGAATTTTACCAATGTAAAATTTTATATAGAAGTTTAATCGAACATTATCTTAAGGCGCAATACATTATATTCAGTTTAGATAAGGATATAAATTTCTCAAGAAACTATCATTTGTATGGGCAAATTGAAGAATTTATAACTTACTTAAAAAACAAAAATATACACAACTTCCTAACGAAATCACCCTTGCTTAATGAATGGGAAGAAGTTTATAAAAACTTTCACGTAATAAATCAATTGAATAAGAATCAAATTCAATCAGAAATACAAAAATTTAATATAAAAACGATTATCAAAAAAATTGCAGAAATATTTGAGTCATTTCCACAAATACATGATCATTTCGAGGTTATTCTCGAAAGTTATGCAAGCTGTTCAATGTTCGTTCATGCAAGTCCAAGCGCCGGAGATTACTTTCAAGATAAAAATAATTATGAAGATGAAGAATTTTTTGATTTGATTAACATGGTAACAATGCCAATTTTAATGATTTTTGATACTTTAAAAACAATTATTATCTATTCTAGAATTAAATATAAAATCCAAACAGAGAGTTTCGATATTCTAAACACCTCACTACATGAAATTGCAGAAAACTTTAAGAACAAAGAGAGTTTTCTATCTGAATAA
- a CDS encoding steroid Delta-isomerase, whose amino-acid sequence MNEADRIEIIENQLIAYNNKDIEKFLTYWDQNAKIYLHPNTLIANGIQEIKERHLMRFQEPDLSAELISRKTYSEKIVDFEIVTRNLPEGKAILDVLAIYEIENNFITKAWFLIGEPIYI is encoded by the coding sequence ATGAACGAAGCAGATAGAATTGAAATAATAGAAAATCAGTTAATAGCATATAATAACAAAGATATTGAAAAATTCCTCACATACTGGGATCAAAATGCCAAAATTTACCTTCATCCAAATACTTTAATCGCAAACGGAATACAGGAAATAAAAGAAAGACATCTAATGAGGTTCCAGGAACCAGATCTATCGGCGGAGCTTATTTCAAGAAAAACTTATTCCGAAAAAATTGTAGATTTTGAAATAGTTACAAGGAATTTACCGGAAGGAAAAGCTATACTAGATGTTCTAGCCATTTATGAAATTGAAAATAACTTCATTACAAAAGCTTGGTTCCTCATCGGAGAACCCATTTATATTTAA
- a CDS encoding SMI1/KNR4 family protein, translated as MFKNLKVVNFLNIAKAFDKLIIKISNTEFIPLGGFFENLEETEKIMKITDGGFLQGIFPIAIDQGGNLICYSDGQTLSEGVYFWDHEQYDQRERAYEFIASDLQVLEKMLVDETDEEYTSFIES; from the coding sequence ATGTTTAAAAATCTTAAAGTAGTAAATTTTTTGAATATCGCAAAGGCTTTTGACAAATTAATAATTAAAATAAGCAATACAGAATTCATTCCGTTAGGAGGATTTTTTGAAAATCTCGAAGAGACTGAAAAAATAATGAAAATTACAGATGGAGGTTTTCTACAAGGTATATTTCCTATTGCGATTGATCAAGGCGGCAATTTAATTTGTTATTCTGATGGACAAACTTTAAGCGAAGGAGTCTATTTTTGGGATCATGAACAATATGATCAAAGAGAAAGAGCATACGAATTTATAGCTTCAGATCTCCAAGTTTTGGAAAAGATGTTGGTTGACGAGACTGATGAAGAATATACTTCTTTTATAGAATCATGA
- a CDS encoding MerR family transcriptional regulator: MHIGEFSRICKISKESIRYYEKEGLLKGSRKENNYRVYSKKDIRVVELINSLKNSGFTLFEIRSFLNLYDSDSKCKEVQIKLENKLLIIKDRISELISIQEKLNKSILECEDNPNKKFCNIVSSSHL, translated from the coding sequence ATGCATATCGGAGAGTTTTCAAGAATTTGCAAAATATCAAAGGAATCCATTCGATACTATGAAAAAGAAGGACTTTTGAAAGGGTCTAGAAAGGAGAATAATTATCGAGTTTACTCTAAAAAAGATATACGCGTAGTCGAATTGATCAATTCTCTTAAAAATTCTGGATTTACACTTTTTGAAATTAGAAGTTTTTTAAATTTATATGACTCGGATTCCAAATGCAAAGAAGTTCAAATTAAACTAGAAAACAAATTACTTATCATAAAAGACAGAATTTCTGAACTTATTTCTATTCAGGAAAAGCTTAATAAATCTATCCTAGAATGTGAAGACAATCCCAATAAAAAATTCTGCAATATTGTCTCAAGTTCCCATTTATAG
- a CDS encoding GDCCVxC domain-containing (seleno)protein: protein MEIITLSTITCPECGFRKKEEMPINACQHFYTCDSCLYYMKPKNGDCCVFCSFGTVKCPPKQIEGCC, encoded by the coding sequence ATGGAAATAATTACATTATCAACTATAACTTGTCCAGAGTGCGGGTTTAGAAAGAAAGAAGAGATGCCTATAAATGCATGCCAACATTTTTATACATGTGATAGTTGTTTGTATTACATGAAGCCTAAGAATGGCGATTGCTGTGTATTTTGTTCTTTTGGAACAGTGAAATGTCCTCCGAAACAAATTGAAGGATGTTGTTAA
- a CDS encoding PIN domain-containing protein gives MILVDTSVWIEFFRGKEPYFSKLVGLIESSDVIAHEVVFGELLQGCKNKSEITFVLDYWESLNNILSNGSFIQAGKLSFENKHLEKGIGIIDSILISETKQRNLKLWTLDKKILKVLQLQHLYEI, from the coding sequence ATGATTTTAGTTGATACTTCTGTTTGGATTGAATTCTTTCGAGGGAAAGAACCCTATTTTTCAAAGTTAGTTGGGTTGATTGAATCTTCTGATGTAATTGCACACGAAGTTGTTTTTGGCGAACTTTTACAAGGATGTAAGAATAAAAGTGAAATTACCTTCGTTTTGGATTATTGGGAAAGTTTAAATAACATTTTGTCAAATGGATCCTTTATCCAAGCGGGAAAATTATCTTTTGAAAATAAACATTTAGAAAAAGGAATCGGCATTATCGATTCTATTTTGATCTCTGAAACCAAACAAAGAAATTTAAAGCTTTGGACTTTAGATAAAAAAATATTAAAAGTTCTTCAATTACAACATTTATACGAAATATAG
- a CDS encoding type II toxin-antitoxin system RelE/ParE family toxin has translation MIKSFADKETQGIWEGKFSKKLPPEIQKKAQMKLGMLNNIKEIKELKVPPSNKLHSLDGDRKGHFSISINDQWRICFGFNKGDTFDVEIVDYH, from the coding sequence GTGATAAAATCATTTGCTGATAAAGAAACTCAGGGAATTTGGGAAGGAAAATTTTCGAAAAAACTACCTCCTGAAATTCAGAAAAAAGCGCAGATGAAATTGGGAATGTTGAATAACATTAAGGAAATCAAAGAATTAAAAGTTCCTCCCTCGAATAAATTACACTCCCTTGACGGAGATAGAAAAGGACATTTTTCCATTTCTATAAATGATCAATGGCGAATTTGCTTTGGATTCAACAAAGGTGATACTTTCGATGTCGAAATTGTAGATTATCATTGA
- a CDS encoding helix-turn-helix domain-containing protein — protein MRSLKNHLDNKLKSKSFKEKFEEEKELVNISIELQSLREKKGLSQSDLAKKAHVTQQQLSKIENGINCNLSTFLKVCHALDLEISIKNRKLSA, from the coding sequence ATGAGATCATTAAAGAATCATTTAGATAATAAGTTAAAAAGTAAATCTTTTAAGGAAAAATTTGAAGAAGAAAAAGAACTCGTTAATATTTCTATTGAGTTACAATCTTTAAGAGAGAAAAAAGGATTATCACAATCTGATCTTGCTAAAAAAGCTCACGTTACTCAACAACAACTTTCAAAAATTGAAAATGGGATCAATTGTAACTTATCTACTTTTTTAAAAGTATGTCATGCTCTAGATCTAGAAATATCAATCAAAAACAGAAAGCTGTCAGCATAG
- a CDS encoding type II toxin-antitoxin system RelE/ParE family toxin, whose amino-acid sequence MSTKWKILYFTEKEDQPSEIEIFINSKDERNQAKIFAWLDKLAELGPNLPRPYADLLIDGIHELRIKLSGSQIRILYFFCYKDYIILTNQFVKNTDKVPKAEINKAIKRRETFLQKYTEKILKELNL is encoded by the coding sequence GTGTCAACGAAATGGAAAATTCTTTATTTTACTGAAAAAGAGGATCAACCTTCCGAAATAGAGATTTTTATCAATTCTAAGGATGAAAGGAATCAGGCAAAAATATTCGCTTGGTTAGATAAACTAGCTGAATTAGGTCCAAATCTCCCTCGGCCATACGCAGATCTGTTAATTGACGGAATTCATGAATTAAGAATTAAACTATCAGGATCACAGATTAGAATTCTATATTTCTTTTGTTATAAAGACTATATTATACTTACAAATCAATTCGTTAAAAATACAGATAAAGTTCCCAAAGCTGAAATTAATAAAGCTATTAAAAGAAGAGAAACTTTCTTACAAAAATATACTGAAAAAATCTTAAAGGAGTTAAATTTATGA
- a CDS encoding HAD-IA family hydrolase, whose protein sequence is MLKAIIFDYDDTLVQTRKTRYKTISNLALEEFKYKINVKEIDAAWGLPADDFLIKLFGKFTSDLNLIWKLYLEYSIKDKNVPHDSSFEFIEKYQKFLNIGIVTSSSEKVVLRELNELNINLDYFFFIQTSDYTNVHKPDPNVFLPINEKLTFNNIQKNEVIYIGDSPSDFYSSTKFGYNFLGIAHDPRYKDFFLNENINFVENFNDLEKYIVEMQNYA, encoded by the coding sequence ATGTTAAAAGCCATCATTTTTGATTATGACGACACATTAGTTCAAACTAGGAAAACTAGATATAAAACTATTTCAAATTTAGCTTTAGAAGAATTTAAATATAAAATTAATGTAAAAGAGATTGATGCAGCTTGGGGCCTACCAGCTGACGATTTTCTAATTAAGCTATTCGGAAAATTTACATCGGATTTAAATTTAATATGGAAACTTTATTTGGAATACTCAATAAAAGACAAAAACGTACCACATGATTCTTCATTTGAATTTATTGAAAAATATCAAAAATTTCTTAATATTGGGATTGTTACTTCATCAAGTGAGAAAGTCGTTTTGAGAGAATTAAATGAATTAAATATAAATTTAGATTATTTCTTTTTCATACAAACCTCTGATTATACAAATGTTCACAAACCTGATCCAAATGTTTTTCTACCTATAAATGAAAAACTTACCTTCAATAATATTCAAAAGAATGAAGTCATTTACATTGGTGATTCACCATCAGACTTTTATTCATCGACAAAATTTGGTTATAATTTCCTTGGAATTGCTCATGATCCGAGGTATAAGGACTTTTTCTTGAACGAAAATATCAATTTCGTTGAGAATTTTAATGATCTGGAAAAATATATTGTAGAAATGCAAAACTACGCATAA